The genome window CGGTTATCGGTAGTACAGGAATATCAACCTGTTGTCCATCACCTACGCCTTTCGGCCTCAGCTTAGGTCCCGACTAACCCAGGGCGGACGAACCTTCCCCTGGAAACCTTGGGTTTACGGCCTGTGGGATTCTCACCCACATCTCGCTACTCATGCCAACATTCTCACTCCCATACTGTCCACATGTCCTTACGGTCATGCTTCAACCCGTATGGGAAGCTCCCCTACCCATCATAATGATGCCGTAGCTTCGGTAGTAAGTTTTAGCCCCGGAAATCTTCGGCGCAGGATCACTCGACCAGTGAGCTATTACGCACTCTTTGAATGAGTGGCTGCTTCTAAGCCAACATCCTGGTTGTCTGTGCAATCCCACATCCTTTACCACTTAACTTACATTTAGGGACCTTAGCTGACGATCTGGGCTGTTGCCCTTTCGACTATGAATCTTATCACCCACAGTCTGACTCCCAAGTATAAGATGACGGCATTCGGAGTTTGATAGTCTTCGGTAGGTGCAATACCCCCTAGGACATTCAGTGCTCTACCTCCGTATCTCTCACCTTGAGGCTAGCCCTAAAGCTATTTCGGGGAGAACCAGCTATCTCCGGGCTCGATTGGAATTTCACCGCTACCCACAAGTCATCCCCGAGCTTTTCAACGCTCGTGGGTTCGGACCTCCACGAAATTTTACTTTCGCTTCATCCTGCTCATGGGTAGGTCGCCCGGTTTCGGGTCTACGTCAAGTAACTGAACGCTCAGTTAAAACTCGCTTTCGCTACGGCTCCACACCTTAAGTGCTTAACCTTGCTACTTAACGTAACTCGTTGGCCCGTTCTACAAAAAGTACGCGGTCACACAAGAAATGTGCTTCCACAGCTTGTAAGTGCAGGGTTTCAGGTTCTATTTCACTCCCCTCCCGGGGTTCTTTTCACCTTTCCCTCACGGTACTATACGCTATCGGTCACTAGGTAGTATTTAGCCTTGGAGGGTGGTCCCTCCTGCTTCCCACAGGGTTTCACGTGTCCCGTGGTACTCTGGATCATATCTGAAGTCTTCTCGTTTAACATACAGGACTATTACCTTCTGTGGTGGGTCTTTCCAAACCTCTTCAATTACGATACCTCTTCGTTATGATATGTCCGCAACCCCAATAAAGAAAACTTTATTGGTTTGGGCTAATCCGCGTTCGCTCGCCGCTACTTACGGAATCGAATTTCTTTCTCTTCCTTCAGGTACTTAGATGTTTCAGTTCCCTGAGTTCCCCTCATTAAGCTATGTATTCACTCAATGATACTTAGACATTACTCTAAGTGAGTTTCCTCATTCGGAAATCTTCGGATCAAAGTTTACGTGCAACTCCCCGAAGCTTATCGCAGCTTATCACGTCCTTCATCGGCTCCTAGTGCCAAGGCATCCGCCCTGCACCCTTAATAACTTGACCAGTTAAAAAGGTTTCATAGATTAAAGTCTATCAACTTGATAATTTTAAAAAGTTATCAGCTTTATATATTACAAATTAGATGTCATATCACTAAATATATATGCAGTTTTCAAAGTGCTAACGCACAGCGCCAACGGATAAATCCCGTTGCTTAAAGTGCTAACAATGAGTATTCGTAAAAACGAACCCTCAAAATTAAACAGTAGGTAATTCTCCTTAGAAAGGAGGTGATCCAGCCGCACCTTCCGATACGGCTACCTTGTTACGACTTCACCCCAGTTATTGATTCCACCTTCGACGACTTCTTCCAAAAGGTTAGATAATCGGCTTCGGGCGTCTCCAACTCCCGTGGTGTGACGGGCGGTGTGTACAAGACCCGGGAACGCATTCACCGCAGCATTCTGATCTGCGATTACTAGTAACTCCAGCTTCATGTAGGCGAGTTTCAGCCTACAATCCGAACTGAGAGTAGCTTTAAGGGATTAGCTCCACCTTACGGCTTGGCAACCCTCTGTACTACCCATTGTAGCACGTGTGTAGCCCTAAGCATAAGGGGCATGATGATTTGACGTCATCCCCACCTTCCTCCAGGTTATCCCTGGCAGTCTCTCTAGAGTGCCCAACTTAATGATGGCAACTAAAGACAAGGGTTGCGCTCGTTGCGGGACTTAACCCAACATCTCACGACACGAGCTGACGACAACCATGCACCACCTGTCACCAATGTCCCCGAAGGGAACTCTCCGATTAAGGAGATGTCATTGGGATGTCAAGCTTAGGTAAGGTTCTTCGCGTTGCTTCGAATTAAACCACATGCTCCGCTACTTGTGCGGGTCCCCGTCAATTCCTTTGAGTTTCACTCTTGCGAGCGTACTTCCCAGGCGGAGTACTTAATGCGTTAGCTGCGGCACCGAAGGGGGTAACCCCCGACACCTAGTACTCATCGTTTACAGCGTGGACTACCAGGGTATCTAATCCTGTTTGCTCCCCACGCTTTCGTGCCTCAGCGTCAGTTACAGTCCAGAGAGCCGCCTTCGCAACTGGTGTTCCTCCTAATATCTACGCATTTCACCGCTACACTAGGAATTCCACTCTCCTCTCCTGCACTCAAGTCTCCCAGTTTCAAGAGCTTACTACGGTTGAGCCGTAGCCTTTCACTCCTGACTTGAAAGACCGCCTACGCACCCTTTACGCCCAGTAAATCCGGATAACGCTAGCCCCCTACGTATTACCGCGGCTGCTGGCACGTAGTTAGCCGGGGCTTCCTCCTCAAGTACCGTCATTATCTTCCTTGAGGACAGAGTTTTACGACCCGAAGGCCTTCATCACTCACGCGGCGTTGCTGCATCAGGCTTTCGCCCATTGTGCAATATTCCCCACTGCTGCCTCCCGTAGGAGTTTGGACCGTGTCTCAGTTCCAATGTGGCCGATCACCCTCTCAGGTCGGCTACTGATCGTCGCCTTGGTAAGCCGTTACCTTACCAACTAGCTAATCAGACGCGGGTCCATCCTGTACTGGCTCACCTTTGATATTCAAGAGATGCCTCTCAAATATGTTATCCCGTATTAGCATACCTTTCGGTATGTTATCCGTGTGTACAGGGTAGGTTACCCACGCGTTACTCACCCGTCCGCCGCTCTTTACCTAAGTAAATCGCTCAACTTGCATGTGTTAGGCACGCCGCCAGCGTTCATCCTGAGCCAGGATCAAACTCTCAAATAAAAGTTTATCAGGCTCAGATACTATTGTTATCAAAATATCTGGCTTTATGGTTTGTTTCTTGTTTTATAAATTAACCTACTGTTTAATTTTCAAAGTTCATTTTTTATGTTTGCCCTTTTCTTAGGGACAAGTAATACTATATCATCTTAAAAACATTTAGTCAATACTTTTTTTATTTTTTATTTTAAAAAAGGTTATAACTTTTTGTTTTTTTAATAAACTTAATTAAAACTAATAGATATAACCCTTGATATTACAAACAATACATGCATATACACTTTTACCTATTTTGCAATTTTATTTTCATAAGAATATGAATTAGCTCTAACTCTATCTGCCCAAACGTTTATACTCTTAACTTTATTAACATTAGTTGTACTTTCAAAAATATCCATTGCATCTTTACAAAAATATATCATAACATCAAGAACCAAAAATCCAATACAAAATAAACATAAAAAATTAATTACTTGAAACATTAGACATTCCCCCAATAATTTTTTATATATAGTATTCTCATAAATTATTCCTTTTACCTTCTCAAAAATTACTCTAAATATTTTCATAATAAATTACTTTCAATCATATTTTCTAAATATAAAGTCTCAATCAACAAAAACTAATATCAATTTCTAATGTTTGTTGGGAATTTATAAATTAAATATATAAAAGGCTCTTTAAAGCATATAAAAAGCATTCTACATTGACATTTTAAATAAAATAAAGCTATTTATTGCTAATTTAATATCTAAACTTTATTTAAAATTTAGTAGAATGCTAATGTTTCTTAGTTCTCTTCTTCTTTATTTGGATTGTTATCAATAGGTTTCATAGTAGGGAATAATAATACATCTCTTATAGACGGAGAGTTAGTTAATAACATAATTACTCTATCTATACCTATTCCTAGTCCTCCTGTAGGAGGTAGACCTACCTCTAATGCTTTTAGGAAATCTTCATCCATTTCAAAAGCTTCATCATCACCTAATTCTCTTTTTCTCAATTGGTCTATAAATCTTCCTTTTTGGTCAATTGGGTCATTAAGTTCAGAGAATGCATTAGCTAATTCCCACCTATTAGCAAATGCCTCAAATCTATCAGTTCTTCTTGGGTCTTCAGCATTTCTCTTAGATAATGGAGAGACTTCAACTGGATGATGAGTTATAAATGTTGGTTGGATTAATTTATCCTCTCCAAATTCTTCAAAGAAAGCATTTATTACTTCTCCTCTTCTCATTCCAGGTTTTATCTCTATACCTTTTTCTCTAGCAACCTCTAATGCTTCTTCATCTGTATTTATAGTAGAAAAATCTACCCCAGAATATTCTTTAACACAATCTTCCATACTCATTCTCTTCCAAGGAGGTGTAAAGTTTATTTCTGTTCCTTGATAGTTAATTATCATACTTCCTGTAGCAACTTCAGCCATATGTGCAATAACATTTTCTGTTATTTCCATCATATCAGTATAATCTGCATATGCTTGATATAGTTCTATTGCAGTATATTCAGGATTATGTTTTAAATCCATACCTTCATTTCTAAACATTCTTCCCATTTCATAAACTTTATCAAATCCACCAACAATAAGTCTCTTTAAATATAATTCATTTGCTATTCTTAAATACATTGGTATATGTAAAGTATTATGATTAGTTATAAATGGTCTAGCATTTGCTCCACCTGCTATAGTATTTAATATTGGAGTCTCAACTTCTAAAAATCCTCTATCATCTAAGTATGCTCTTAATGCTTTTAATGCTTTTGTTCTAATTAAGAAAGCATTTTTTACTTCTGGATTTACTATCAAGTCAACATATCTTTGTCTATATCTTAGTTCTTGATCTTTTAATCCATGATATTTTTCCGGTAGAATCTGTAAAGATTTACATAGCAATACCACAGATTTAGCCTTTACAGATATTTCACCCTTTTTAGTTTTAAATATTTCTCCTTCAATTCCAACTATATCTCCAATATCATATGTTGAAAATACACTATATTCTTCCTCTCCTATAGCATCTAGTCTTACATAAGATTGAATTCTTCCCTCTTGGTCTTGAATATCTATAAAACCAGCTTTCCCTTGTATTCTCTTGCTCATTATACGTCCTGCTATTTTTGTAGTTTTACCTTCAAGAGAATCAAAGTTATCTTTTATCTCCATAGAATAATGAGTTCTATCATATCTACTTTCTTTAAAAGGATCTCTACCTGATTCTTGTAATTTTTTTAGTTTATCTCTTCTTACTTGAAGTACTTCACTAAGGTCTTCTTGAATTTGTGCTTCTTCATTGCTTTGTTGATTATTTTTCATTTTTTTCCTCCAGATTATCTTCTTATTTCTAATATTTCAAACTTAGCAACTCCATCAGGAACTTGCACTTCCACAACCTCTTTTACAGCTCTTCCTAAAAGTGCTTTCCCTACAGGAGATTCGTTTGATATTTTACCATCATATGGGTCTGCTTCTGTCGAACCAACTATAGTATATTCAACATCTTCATCAAATTCTAAATCCTTAACTTTAACTATTGAACCTATTGTAACAACATTAAGGTCTATTTTGCTTTCATCTATGATAACAGCTTTTCTAACCATATTTTCTAATTTTAGAATTCTTTCTTCAACTTGTGCCTGTTCCTTTTTAGCCTCATCATACTCAGCATTTTCAGATAAATCCCCAAAAGATATCGCGACCTTTATTCTCTCTGCAACTTCTTTTCTCTTTACAACTTTTAAATTTTCTAATTCTTCTTCTAATTTATCATATCCCTCTTGTGTCAATAAAAACTCTTTATTCTCTTCCATTGTAAATACAACTCCTTCACAAATTTCTTAGGAATTTTCCTAATTATATTTTAAAAATTTTATAATCTTTTTTTAATTTATGCGCTATATTATAAGTCACTATTATTTTTATGTCAAGGAGTCTTCCATATAGTACTCCAATTTCGACACAACTTCTTGATAATCTTCTATTTTATTAATCTCGTCTCTTAATCTTGCAGAGTTTCTAAGACCTTTTAAATACCAAGCGATGTGTTTTCTCATTTCCCTTACAGCTACATACTCTCCATGTTCTTCTACTGCAAGTTTTAAATGTTTAATGGCAGTACTTATTTTTTCGTTAAGAGTGGGCTCTGGCAAAATCTCGCCTGTATTCATATAATGGTTTATTCTTTTAAATATCCAAGGGTTCCCTTGAGCACCCCTACCTATCATTATAGCATCACAACCAGTTTTGTCTAACATATTTATTGAATCTTCTATTGTAAATACATCACCATTTCCTATAACAGGTATGTTTAAATTTTTCTTAATCTCTGCAATTATATCCCAATCTGCTTTACCTGTATAAAATTGCTCTCTAGTTCTTCCATGTATTGCTAAAGCACTTATTCCACAAGCTTCTGCTATCTTTGCTATCTCAACAGCATTTACACTATTGTCATCCCATCCTTTTCTTATTTTTAAAGTTACTGGCTTTTTTGAATTCTTTACTACTGCCTTTAATACCTTCTCTGCAAGCTTAGGATTTTTCATAAGTGCTGAACCATCTCCATTTTTAACTACTTTTGGAGCTGGGCATCCCATATTTATATCGAGAATCTCATTTGAATAATCATTCATTATCTCTGCTGCTCTTCCCATAAAATCTGGCTCTGAACCGAATATCTGAACCGCTACAGGATGTTCTTCCTCTTCTATCTTAAGCATTTTTTTAGTATTTTCATCATCATAGCAAAGTGCCTTACCATTTATCATTTCTGTATATAAAAGTCCACAGCCTTGTTCTTTACAAATTAATCTAAATGGAAGGTCTGTTACCCCTGCCATAGGTGATAGAAAAACTTTATCTTTCAATTCTAAATTTCCTATTTTCATTGTTTTTCTCCTATTTTTCCTTTATTTTGTAATTTAACTTTAAATTCATATTTCCTCATTATAATATACCACACAAATCTAAAAATCTATCATAAAAAGGGAATTGGATATATAACCCAATTCCCTGTATACTAATTATTCTTGGTTTTTTTCATATATTATTCTCAATCCTTCTAGTGTTAAAAAACCATCTACATAATCTATACTTTTTGTCTCTGAAGCAATCAGCTTAGCTAACCCACCTGTAGCTATAACCTTAACATCATCACAATTCAATTCCTTCTTCATCATACTTATTATTTTATCAACTAAGCCAACATATCCATAAATTATTCCAGATTGCATAGCTGATACAGTACTCTTACAAATAGTCATACCCGGCTTAGCTAATTCTACTCTAGGTAATTTAGACGCACTTTGAAATAACGCCTCGCTAGATATTTTTATTCCTGGTGCTATTGTTCCACCTAAATATTCACCTTTTTCAGAGACAGCACAAAAGGTAGTTGCTGTTCCAAAATCAACAAGTATACTTGGTGCTCCATACTTTTCTATTCCTGCTACAGCATTAACTATTCTGTCTGCTCCAACTTGTTTTGGATTATCATATTTTATATTTAGACCTGTTTTTATGCCTGGACCTACTATTAATGGCTGTTTGTTACAGTACTTTATACAAAAGTTTTCAAGAGAATGCATAACATTTGGAACTACAGATGATATTATAACATCATCAATATCATTTATATTTACATTATCATAATCAAATAAGTTACTTATTAGAATTCCATATTCATCAGATGTTTTTTCTCTATCTGTTTTAATTCTCCAATAATTAACTAATTTGTCACCTTTATATATACCTAAAACCATATTAGTATTTCCAACATCAAATACTAGAAGCATATGTCACTAACCTTCTTTCTATTTTTTGCTTTTCTTAAGTACAGTGGCAACAGCAGCTACTACTAAAGCTCCTACTATTGCTTCTGGCACTCCATTTGCTGCAGCAAGAGCCATTATTGCTTTTCCTGCTGAACCACTTTGACCCATTGCATGAAGATACTTGTCAGCATATAAGACATATATCATTCCTAAAACTCCAGCTGTATTTAACAGAGAACCTATGGCTCCTGTAATTAAGCCTGATACGTATACCTTATTTGTAGACTTAATTACTAGCTGATATACATAATAAGCCAATACACCTATCATAACTCTTGGTAATATTGAAACTAATGGATTTATAAAAACAAAAGATGTTACTGTTGGGTT of Clostridioides sp. ES-S-0054-01 contains these proteins:
- the lysS gene encoding lysine--tRNA ligase, yielding MKNNQQSNEEAQIQEDLSEVLQVRRDKLKKLQESGRDPFKESRYDRTHYSMEIKDNFDSLEGKTTKIAGRIMSKRIQGKAGFIDIQDQEGRIQSYVRLDAIGEEEYSVFSTYDIGDIVGIEGEIFKTKKGEISVKAKSVVLLCKSLQILPEKYHGLKDQELRYRQRYVDLIVNPEVKNAFLIRTKALKALRAYLDDRGFLEVETPILNTIAGGANARPFITNHNTLHIPMYLRIANELYLKRLIVGGFDKVYEMGRMFRNEGMDLKHNPEYTAIELYQAYADYTDMMEITENVIAHMAEVATGSMIINYQGTEINFTPPWKRMSMEDCVKEYSGVDFSTINTDEEALEVAREKGIEIKPGMRRGEVINAFFEEFGEDKLIQPTFITHHPVEVSPLSKRNAEDPRRTDRFEAFANRWELANAFSELNDPIDQKGRFIDQLRKRELGDDEAFEMDEDFLKALEVGLPPTGGLGIGIDRVIMLLTNSPSIRDVLLFPTMKPIDNNPNKEEEN
- the greA gene encoding transcription elongation factor GreA, which produces MEENKEFLLTQEGYDKLEEELENLKVVKRKEVAERIKVAISFGDLSENAEYDEAKKEQAQVEERILKLENMVRKAVIIDESKIDLNVVTIGSIVKVKDLEFDEDVEYTIVGSTEADPYDGKISNESPVGKALLGRAVKEVVEVQVPDGVAKFEILEIRR
- the dusB gene encoding tRNA dihydrouridine synthase DusB translates to MKIGNLELKDKVFLSPMAGVTDLPFRLICKEQGCGLLYTEMINGKALCYDDENTKKMLKIEEEEHPVAVQIFGSEPDFMGRAAEIMNDYSNEILDINMGCPAPKVVKNGDGSALMKNPKLAEKVLKAVVKNSKKPVTLKIRKGWDDNSVNAVEIAKIAEACGISALAIHGRTREQFYTGKADWDIIAEIKKNLNIPVIGNGDVFTIEDSINMLDKTGCDAIMIGRGAQGNPWIFKRINHYMNTGEILPEPTLNEKISTAIKHLKLAVEEHGEYVAVREMRKHIAWYLKGLRNSARLRDEINKIEDYQEVVSKLEYYMEDSLT
- a CDS encoding type III pantothenate kinase produces the protein MLLVFDVGNTNMVLGIYKGDKLVNYWRIKTDREKTSDEYGILISNLFDYDNVNINDIDDVIISSVVPNVMHSLENFCIKYCNKQPLIVGPGIKTGLNIKYDNPKQVGADRIVNAVAGIEKYGAPSILVDFGTATTFCAVSEKGEYLGGTIAPGIKISSEALFQSASKLPRVELAKPGMTICKSTVSAMQSGIIYGYVGLVDKIISMMKKELNCDDVKVIATGGLAKLIASETKSIDYVDGFLTLEGLRIIYEKNQE
- a CDS encoding ECF transporter S component, with amino-acid sequence MMNTSASVRKVNVRKMTIIGVLSAISIMLSMTPLGFIPVGPTKATIMHIPVIIGAIMEGPIVGGAIGFIFGISSLLNAIINPTVTSFVFINPLVSILPRVMIGVLAYYVYQLVIKSTNKVYVSGLITGAIGSLLNTAGVLGMIYVLYADKYLHAMGQSGSAGKAIMALAAANGVPEAIVGALVVAAVATVLKKSKK